A window of Sphaeramia orbicularis chromosome 8, fSphaOr1.1, whole genome shotgun sequence genomic DNA:
tccattttctgaattaatgaggcTGAGCAAATTATGTGTGCACAGTAAAATCATTGTGTTACATTTGTGGAAATCTGTCTACTGTTGCAGATAAGTTTAGGTATCTGAAGTTGTCTTTGGGATACATTCTACTTTGCTTCTGTGCCATGAGGATAAAGATATttaaatagtttaaaaaaagaagatGCCTGGGAGATTTCTTGGATCTTGACGGTTTTACATATTAATTGCTCTTTGGATGCTGCTgccactttagtttagtttagtttatatcAGACACAAACGCAATATGCAATATGTCGATAATAGAAGCTGTAAGTCTGATTCCAACCATATCACCTATTCCCTTTCATTAGGATGCACTGTTGTATTAAACTAACAATGTAATATACAGAGAGCTGAGAGCTGCACAGCATAAAACATAAAGTGCAGTGTCTCAAGTTATTTTCTTGTCCTGTGCCCTGCAGCGGTTGAAGTTTGAGATTGCAGAAGTGATGACTGAAATCGAGCAACTAACCTGTGTAGGGGAGAGGTAAGAGTacatctttattttcttttttctttctctttttgatTCTTTGTTCCTGAGGTTTTAGCTAATTTGATTATTATTGTTTCCATTTCTATATATtaatggggtcatattttgctaaacccacttttattagtctttggaacgtgtatttgtgtatttggaccttaatagttaaaaaagtttgaatttgaaccctccaggtgctgcaaagctatctttatattcattccagcaaaaattgagtggatttctacaattcatttcaattcctgctgaatttgttGTAGTAAAAGCTGAAAATATAGCCAAACTTTTGAGTCGATTACcagaaatattcagttgttggttgtattaagtggctcatttaaagggccagcgctgaaaacgacctttctgatgtcattagtcagaaatagggttgaaaatggacctgtggagttgaattaatgaagaattcagacccaagtatagcatttacagtttatgtaggccacagggaaatgttttaaaatgcataattccatttaaaaaagcaaaatatcactcctttaaccctttcatgcatactggtcactccagtggacagctattctacagctgttctcttgtatattcatggatttttgttttgttttgttttattttttttacacatatctttattaaagttttaagacactacgtatcttttctgacatgaattggtaaccttgtgtagatctcccctgagcatgaacccccagaatcacaagcccctcccccctatagttttcacacaatttatcagtaaatacatgtttctttgcttcaaaaattaaacgcatggtgtccagctgattattattattattattattattattattatatttttatttttactttttatttattttatctatttatttattttttaataagaaatttttcaatcacattgttttttcatgtttaaagagaaatgacaaccctcagggaaaaaaatcttgattaaggttctcataattcgtgcatgaaagggttaaacatgtactCTATACGGCAGATGTCCAAATTGCAATTAGAGTGATAAATCATCATGTTTTCAGGTCATTCTTTTGCCTTTTCTGCTCTTCAGAACCACAGAGCTGTGCAATTGCTTCCTCACAGTCTCACACCTGTCATTTTATGTGTATGCTTGATAATCCGCCTTTGTTTGAGGAGTGAAGCAGGATTGTCAGCAACTAAACATTAGCTAAACAGTCTGTGTTCAGAGGCTTTCATTTGATTGGTGGATGAGGTGGAGTGAGGCTGTGTGCCGGGCTGTGTGTGTCTCAGGTGCAGCTGGCAAAGGGGCTTGGGTTATTTTCAGCAAACAGGGAGTACAAAGAGACACAAAGCTGAAGAAGCGCAATGTGTTTTGAAGAAGAATAACAGTAAAATAGGAAATATTCCATAAAGTTGCTGCAGGAGACAGTTGTTATGAAGTGTTGTTACACTGATGTTCATCCACATGagtgttttattttagtttaaaccCTATGTAAACTCATCATCTCATAACAAACTGACAGCTGAGCTCCTGAACAAATACATGACCTGTAATACTGTGGACAAAACCACACCTTTAACTGTCACATGTAGTAATGTTTCTGTTTTCACTGCAGCAAAaccacacaaagaaacaaacagatcgCCATGGGGAGGAAGAAGTTCAACATGGACCCGAAAAAGGTCAGGTCTGGGAATCAGTAACCCTGTCAAATAAGACTTTTATGGTTTtattgaagacattttgaaaTAACCCTGAGCCATCCATCAAGGGCAAAAGTAATAACAATGAAATGAAGCGTACAAGGCACCTATTTacctatgtttgtgtgtgttttttaataacAGGGGATCCAATTTCTCTTGGAGAACGATCTTCTCCAGAACACCCCAGAAGACATTGCACAGTTCCTGTACAAAGGCGAAGGGCTTAACAAAACGGTCATCGGGGACTACTTAGGGGAACGGTGAGCGCTCTGGTTTTCCTTCCCCTTTTTCCTTTTCCCCCCACATCCCATCTTTCTGTCAGATCGGTACTGCATGAGCTCAGACATGGGCATAAATCCCCAGGAAATTGGTAGTCTGGATTTATGGAGCCGAGCACTGACAGGACACAGTGCCAGTAAAGTAAGTGTGTGGACATGTGGTTCTTATCGAAGGGAAATCAACGGGGATAGGTTTAGTCAGAACAACAGCTTCGGCTTTTactctgcattttattttttccaccttGACAGAATCAGCCACTGTCCTTTGCAAAGCTTAGCAAATTCTAGATGAATAGAACCATGTGTCCTTTTCTGTAAATGTAAAGGTTTCAATAGTTAAAGTCTGACCCGTGTCCCTCATGTCCTCTAGGGATGACTTCAACATCAAGGTCCTGCAGGCATTTGTGGAGCTTCATGAGTTTGCAGACCTCAACCTTGTACAAGCCTTAAGGTAAGTAGCCCTGTGGTAAAAACAAGATGTGTTCAGGCATTTCCTGTCTTAACAGCTGAAAgataaacaacagaacaaacccattaatgttaatattttggTAGAAATAAGCATTTTCCTTAATTGCAGTGCATTCCTGGATGATGTTGCCCTTTGTGTTGATAGTATGGTTGCATCAAAAGAGTGTTTTTATAGCAGTCACAGGTTGTTTTTCACACTGCTAATTGAGTGTGGTCTGAGTAGGCCTTAGGCTGGAGGTCTTTGAAGATACGCATAAACATCTGTGTAAGTGGAGGTTGCAGATACTTGCCGTGACTTTTATGTCTTAAATTCTATCAACTTGATGTGTGGACTTGCATATTAAGAACACCGATTTGTTGATTCTACtctgaaaatacagaaatatttagTAGAAATTTAAAGTAAGGAGGATCACCACCAAAAGCCGTGCTCTTTAACATCTGCTCACACTGAAACAATCTATTTAAGAATGTGAGCGAGGGTGAAAAGACGGAGGGAACGGCATGTATTAATGATAATCAAGTCAGGAGCTGAACCAGGGCAGATAGAGTTCATGATCAGCACTCCCTGAACTGGAGGTTCTTAGGTTAATGTAAAGTAACAGCTGAAGCATTTATGTAAATAGTATGATGTTTTAATTTACTGTGATTATCAGAGACTGTAATTTAGATTTACATGCATTTTTATGATCTTCTCATTACATTTCCCCTCTCTTACTTCTTATGCAGGCAGTTTCTGTGGAGCTTCAGACTTCCCGGCGAAGCCCAGAAGATTGATCGTATGATGGAGGCCTTTGCCTCCAGGTACTGCCAGTGCAATCCTGGAGTCTTCCAGTCCACAGGTATCgcataaagacacacacacacatgcgcagacacatacacacacacacacacacatacacatattgcAGCGGATATCTGAGTCACACTCAGCCAGACAGTCCAGGACAGATATCATGGGCCGCCAGACCATCTCAGCCCCAGATCAATGCCTCTGACTCTGTCTTCTCTCATTAGACAGGTGCACAGTTTGGGGAATATAAATCTTAAGCATGTGGCCACAGCACTGGAGATTTATATCAGTGCGTATGAAAACTTTCAGATACTAATCTGTTTCCGATATTTCCATTAAGGCATTCCTATTATTGTCTGCCTGAGCTTCAGAAACCGGACAAACAATCTGCTTACTTCTTTGTTTTCCACCTCAGTGAACAGCATCTTTGCTAATCACACTGTAATCAGTCTTCATGTCTCCAGCCAGTGATAATGAAATTGATCACCGGTCAATAGTACTTGTTAGTGCATTCCTGGCTCGTTGCACATCGGCTGCTGCTCTTGTGGTTACTGAGTGTGTgcggagaaggacacaggtgacaGCTCAGGTCATGAATATTGATGTGGTGCAGTCATGACACACCCTGACTTAGTTATTGGTCATCTCTCAGGGCTGGGATCAAGGGAGCCGTAAATTACAGTGCAGCGGATGTTGACTGGGGCAGTTAGTGTGTGGATGGATGAGGTGGAGGATGGTTAACTGGAGTTATGATGTGGAGCCACTAGATCAGtgcctgtgtgtatgtgcacgaCTGCACAAAGTGTCATGGACTCTGCCTTTGGTGTTCCATGGTCTAGAGGAAACTGTCtgtacgagtgtgtgtgtgtgtgtgtgtgtgtgtgtgtcgcagAATATGTGGCTCTTTGTTGATTAAATTGAGTTTTATTTGACAGAGTCCTAAATTTTGTGCCAAGAAAATCTTTTGATGGTTTGTTGTCTAATTAATCACAACTCATTTGTGCTGTCGGCTCaatacaaaacagtgaaattccTTCTCCCTCAAATCCCACAGACACtgcttttgtttttacagttgcgGACACAAAATACCACAGATAATATACTAAATAATTGTTGCATTGTTTGGTTTAGGCACATAATCTTTTTCGTCTGCAAACTTTTAGGGTTAAAAAGAATGTGAAATGACAAGCGTTACCAAACACAGACAGCAGCAGGTTTTGTTTCCATCATAACAGTCATGATCACCTCCCACTAAAGTTTGTGCATATTTAATGTCACTAAATCAATGTTGCTCCATCTCATCACTTTTGTTTACAATAGGTTTTATACTCCTTAGACAATTGACCggtattgttgtttttctaaTGAGAAAAGGCTTTCAAATCATAATCATCTCAACGCACTACAGTTTTAGATATAATATATGTATTAATTTACACTTTAACAAATTAATTCCATGCGGGAAAACTGTTCCTTTACACCCAAAGTCATATTTTATTCTATGCACTGACTATGTGCAATTACCTCCACAGACACCTGCTACGTCCTATCATTTGCTATCATTATGCTGAACACCAGCCTGCACAATCCCAACGTCAGAGACAAGCCCCCCGTGGAGCGCTTCATCTCCATGAACAGAGGGATCAATGAGGGGGGAGATCTCCCAGAAGAGCTACTCAGGGTGAGAGCTTTGGGTTTATTAGTTCGTTAGCTTTGACAAATGTATTCAGGAGACTGTGGGTTTAAAACATTGCGCTTCATGAGACGCAGGTACTGGAACACAACTTTGACAATTAAAATGTAAAGTAGCGTTTTGAGAATGTGTGTTTATGATATAGTACAAAAAGATATAGTCCAAAAAGAGACACACTGGAAGCAAATAATGCTGCTCTAATTGAGATGTACTGCAGCAGTCAAGCATAAAAAGATGTTTTGTGCAGATAGAGGTGTCCCATGATCtctcaaagaaaaaaatatacaaacaacctGATCTACCC
This region includes:
- the cyth3b gene encoding cytohesin-3, which translates into the protein MMDEDNQVPEDLSLEERDELSNIRRRKKELLDDIERLKFEIAEVMTEIEQLTCVGESKTTQRNKQIAMGRKKFNMDPKKGIQFLLENDLLQNTPEDIAQFLYKGEGLNKTVIGDYLGERDDFNIKVLQAFVELHEFADLNLVQALRQFLWSFRLPGEAQKIDRMMEAFASRYCQCNPGVFQSTDTCYVLSFAIIMLNTSLHNPNVRDKPPVERFISMNRGINEGGDLPEELLRNLYDSIKSEPFKIPEDDGNDLTHTFFNPDREGWLLKLGGRVKTWKRRWFILTDNCLYYFEYTTDKEPRGIIPLENLSIREVEEPRKPNCFELYNPNHKGQVIKACKTEADGRVVEGNHVVYRISAPTPEEKEEWIKSIKASISRDPFYDMLATRKRRIANKK